Proteins encoded by one window of Brienomyrus brachyistius isolate T26 chromosome 1, BBRACH_0.4, whole genome shotgun sequence:
- the anxa13 gene encoding annexin A13, which produces MGNVQPTIIPCADFDVVADIKGIRKACKGLGTDEQAIIDILANRSAAQRMEIKQAYFEKYDDELEEVLRKELSGNFEKAVIAMLDPPDIFAVKELRKAMKGLGTDEDTLVEILCTASNVEILRYRDAYYQVHERDLEVDIEGDTSGDVKRLLVALLQGNRDEGYEVDEILAEQDATALFEAGEGCFGTDESTFSYILTQRNYLQLQATFKKYESLSGTEILDAIESETSGTLKTCYRTLVRVAKHPQLYFARRLHKAMQGVGTDEDTLVRIIVGRSEIDLETIKDMYLEKYDVSLKDALRSECSGDFKRLLLAILH; this is translated from the exons ATGGGAAACGTTCAA ccaacaATCATCCCTTGTGCAGACTTTGATGTTGTGGCCGACATCAAAGGGATCCGAAAAGCCTGCAAGGGGCTGG GGACGGACGAACAGGCCATCATCGACATCTTGGCCAACCGCTCAGCGGCCCAGCGTATGGAAATCAAACAGGCGTATTTCGAGAAATACGATGAT gagctggaggaggtcttGCGAAAAGAGCTGTCGGGCAACTTTGAGAAGGCCGTCATCGCCATGCTGGACCCGCCCGACATCTTTGCTGTCAAGGAGCTACGGAAGGCTATGAAGGGATTAGGCACGGATGAGGACACCCTGGTTGAGATCCTGTGCACTGCCTCCAACGTG GAGATCTTGAGATATAGAGATGCCTACTATCAAG TCCATGAGCGAGACCTGGAGGTGGACATCGAGGGAGACACCAGTGGGGATGTGAAGAGGCTGTTGGTTGCTCTACTGCAG GGTAATCGGGACGAGGGTTATGAGGTAGATGAAATTCTGGCAGAGCAAGATGCCACTGCGCTTTTTGAG GCTGGAGAAGGTTGCTTTGGGACAGATGAATCAACCTTCAGTTACATCTTGACTCAGAGGAACTACCTACAGCTCCAGGCTACATTTAAGAAATACGAATCG CTGTCTGGGACGGAGATCCTGGATGCCATTGAAAGTGAGACTTCTGGAACACTGAAGACCTGCTATCGTACTCTTG TGCGGGTTGCTAAACACCCCCAGCTCTACTTTGCCCGTCGTCTCCACAAAGCCATGCAGGGGGTCGGGACTGATGAGGATACACTCGTACGCATCATCGTGGGCCGTTCTGAG ATCGACCTGGAGACCATCAAGGACATGTACCTGGAGAAGTATGACGTGTCCCTGAAGGACGCCCTGCGCTCCGAGTGTAGTGGAGACTTCAAGCGTCTCCTCCTCGCTATTCTGCACTGA